The DNA sequence CGATGATCCTCGGCTGCGACGGCGCCGGTACCCTCGACGACGGCACCGAGGTCGTCCTCTACCCGATCATCGGGGACCCGGACTGGCGCGGCGACGAGACCCTCGACCCGCAGCGCACCCTGCTGACCGAGCGCCACCAGGGCACGATGGCCGAGAAGGTGATCGTCCCGGCGCGCAACGCGGTCCCCGCCCCGAAGAGCCTCACCCCCGGCCAGGGCGCCGTGCTCGGCACCGCCTGGCTGACCGCGTACCGGATGCTGTTCACCAAGTCGGGCCTGCAGCCGGGCCAGACCGTGCTCGTCCAGGGTGCCTCCGGCGGCGTCTCGACGGCGCTGATCCAGCTGGGCCGCGCCGCGGGCCTCCAGGTGTGGGTCACCGGCCGCGACGAGGAGAAGCGCGCGCTGGCCGAGCGGCTCGGCGCGCACGCCGCCTTCGAGTCCGGCGCGAAGCTGCCGGGCAAGGTCGACGCCGTCATGGAGTCGGTCGGCGAGGCCACCTGGAAGCACTCCATGCGGGCACTGCGCCCCGGTGGCCGCATCGTCATCTGCGGCTCCACCTCGGGCCCGAACCCGCCCGCGGACCTCCAGCGGCTGTTCTTCCTCCAGCTCGAGGTGGTCGGGTCGACCATGGGGACGCGGCAGGAGCTCGTGGATCTCATGAACTTCGTCGCGACGGCCGGGATCGCGCCGGAGATCGGGACCGAACTGCCGATGGACTCCGCGAAGGAGGCGTTCGAGGCGATGTCCGCGGGGCGGACGGCGGGGAAGATCGTCCTGACCCGCTGATCCGTTACGAGATCCGGGTGTGATGCATTCGTGATGTCGTTGGGTCACGTCAAGCGGTCTACGAAATGCCTGGTCGTCGCCCTGTCGGTCATCGCTGCGTGACGACCGCCCGGCGCTCGGGGGACGTTTGCCCAGGACAGGGTCGGATTTCGCCCGTTCGGCAAGTACAGTGCGTCATCGTGACCGAGCCTTTCAGTCGACGGGCGTCGGGGACTGCCACCATGGCTGCCCCGACGCCTGGAGCCGCGGGTGTCGTCGAGTTCCTGGACCGGGTCGACCACGCCGTGGCCACAGCCCTGTCCACCAACCCGTCCTCGACGGACGTCAGCCGTGACGGCTGGCGCGTCCTGTTGATGCTCGCCCGCGGCACCGGCCGCAGCATGGGCGAGGTCGCGGGACACACGTCGCTGCCCGCCCCCACGGCCACCCGGATCGTGGACCGCCTCGTCGAGAAGAAGCTGGCCTACCGGTCGGCCGACCCGCTCGACCGGCGCCGTGTGCTGGTGCACCTGTCTGCCGAGGGACGGACGGTCGTCGAGTCCGTCTGCCAGCGGGTGCAGCGCATCCTGTCGCCGCGCCGCGCCCCCGCCGCCCGGCCCGCGCCGTGCGACGGGCCGATCCCCGGCCCCCGGGCAGGCCTGGCCATGTAACCGGCCCCCGCGCTCCCCGCCCCCACCACGTACACGTCGGGCCCGACTCCCCGCTGAGAGTCGGGCCCGCTTCGCGTCCGGGGCTACTTCTTGGGCTTCTCGGTGGCCGTACCGCCCCCGGTGGACAGCGCGGCGACGAAGGCCTCCTGCGGGACGTCGACGCGGCCGATCGTCTTCATCCGCTTCTTGCCCTCCTTCTGCTTCTCCAGCAGCTTGCGCTTGCGGGAGATGTCGCCGCCGTAGCACTTGGCGAGGACGTCCTTGCGGATCGCGCGGATCGTCTCGCGGGCGATGATCCGGGCGCCGACGGCGGCCTGGATCGGCACCTCGAACTGCTGGCGCGGGATGAGCTCGCGGAGCTTGGTCGCCATCGAGGTGCCGTAGGAGTACGCCGAGTCCTTGTGCACGATCGCGGAGAACGCGTCGACGGCCTCGCCCTGCAGCAGGATGTCGACCTTGACCAGGTCGGCGACCTGCTCGCCGGCCTCCTCGTAGTCGAGGCTGGCGTAGCCGCGGGTGCGCGACTTCAGGTTGTCGAAGAAGTCGAAGATGATCTCGCCGAGCGGCATCGTGTAGCGCAGCTCGACGCGGGTCTCGGACAGGTAGTCCATCCCGCCGAGCTGGCCGCGCCGGCTCTGGCACAGCTCCATGATGGTGCCGACGAACTCCGACGGCGCCAGGATGGTGATCTTGGTGATCGGCTCGCGGACCTCGGCGACCTTGCCCACCGGCCAGTCGCTGGGGTTGGTCACCTCGATCTCCTCGCCGTCGTCGGTGGTGACCTGGTAGACGACGTTGGGCGCGGTGGAGATCAGGTCGAGGTCGAACTCGCGCTCGAGGCGCTCGCGGGTGATCTCCAGGTGCAGCAGGCCGAGGAAGCCGCAGCGGAAGCCGAAGCCGAGCGCGGCCGAGGTCTCCGGCTCGTAGGTGAGGGCGGCGTCGTTGAGCTGCAGCTTGTCCAGCGCCTCGCGCAGGTCGGGGTACTGCGACCCGTCGATCGGGTAGAGCCCGGAGTAGACCATCGGCTGCGGCTCGCGGTAGCCGGTCAACGGGTCGGTGGCCCCGTTGCGCTTGGAGGTGACGGTGTCGCCGACCTTGGACTGGCGGACGTCCTTCACCCCGGTGATGAGGTAGCCGACCTCGCCGACGCCGAGGCCGTCGGACGGCTTGGGCTCCGGGGAGACGATGCCGATCTCGAGCAGCTCGTGCTCGGCGCCGGTGGACATCATCTTGATCTTCTCGCGCGGCGAGAGCTTTCCGTCCACGACGCGGATGTAGGTGATGACGCCGCGGTAGGTGTCGTAGACCGAGTCGAAGATCATCGCCCGGGCGGGCGCGTCGGCGTCGCCGACCGGGGCGGGGATCTGGGCGATGACGGCGTCGAGCACCGCCTCCACACCCTCACCGGTCTTCGCGCTGCACCGCAGCACGTCCTCCGGCTCGCAGCCGGTGATGTGCGCGATCTCCGCGGCGTAGCGCTCCGGGTCCGCGGCAGGCAGGTCGATCTTGTTGAGGACCGGGATGATGTGCAGGTCCTTCTCCATGGCCAGGTACAGGTTGGCCAGGGTCTGCGCCTCGATCCCCTGCGCGGCGTCGACCAGCAGGATCGCGCCCTCGCACGCCTCGAGTGCCCGGGACACCTCGTAGGTGAAGTCGACGTGGCCCGGGGTGTCGATCAGGTGCAGCACGTGCTCGGTCTCGACGCCGTCGGCGTTCTTCGCGGTCCACGGCAGCCGGACGTTCTGCGCCTTGATCGTGATGCCACGCTCGCGCTCGATGTCCATCCGGTCCAGGTACTGGGCCCGGGCGTCACGATCGCTCAGTACCCCCGTGACCTGCAGCATCCGGTCGGCCAGGGTCGACTTCCCGTGGTCGATGTGGGCGATGATGCAGAAGTTCCGGATGCGCTCCGGCGGGGTGAACGTGCGGTCGGCGTACGTCGTCACTCGGCTGTACTCGGCTTTCGCTCATGCGTGGGGCTTCGGGCACTTCGGGTGCTCAGGGCACTCGGGGCTCGGGGCACTGGGGCCCATCGTCCCATGTCGGGCCGGGCGGCCGCCGTGGTGGCACCGCAGGTCGTCACACGCTGTTCACGCCGGGCGTCCCCGCGTTGCCCCGACGCGGCCGATCGCGCACGATCGAACGGCCAGGAGTCGAGTCCCCAACCCGGAGGAGTCACCGTGTCGGTCACCCCCGTCCCCCCGCTCGACCGGCTGAGCGCGGCGCGTGTCGTGCTCGCCAGGAAGAAGAAGCTGGGCCTGACCTGGGACAAGATCGCCGAGGCACTGGGCCGCTCGCTGGAGTGGTCCACCTCGGCCCTGCTCGGGCAGCAGACGCTGACCCGCGAGCAGGCCGAGGCCGCAGGCTCCCTGCTGGACCTGGACGACGACGTCGTCGACGCCCTCACCCTCCCGCCGGAGCGCGGCGCGGCCGCGGTGGACCTCACCGACCCGCTGGTCTACCGCCTCTCGGAGATGGTGCAGGTGTACGGCACGACGATCTCCGAGCTGGTCCGCGAGGAGTTCGGCGACGGCATCGTGTCCGCGATCGACTTCGAGCTGGACCTGCAGCGCGTCGCCGACCCGAAGGGCGACCGGGCCGTGATCACGCTGAACGGGAAGTTCCTGCCCTACCGCGTCTGGTGACCCGGAACAGGGGGCGAGGACGCCACTGGTAACCTTGTGCGTCGAGCGCTCGGCGTGCTCGCCCGAAACGGCCTGGACCCTCTCTCCAGTGATGCTGTTCGGTGCCGCCGGAGCGGACCCGGACGTACACAAGACCAGCCGACCAGCAGGCAGGAAGACCAGAGGCAGACGTGGCCAACATCAAGTCGCAGATCAAGCGTGTCAAGACCAACGAAAAGCGCCGGCAGCGCAACAAGTCGGTGAAGTCGTCGGTCAAGACCGCGATCCGCCACTTCCGCGAGGCCGCCGACTCCGGCGCCGACAACGTCGTGGAGCTGCAGCGCAAGGCGGCCAAGGCCCTCGACAAGGCGGCCGGCAAGGGCGTCATCCACAAGAACCAGGCGGCGAACCGCAAGTCGGCCCTGGCCAAGCGTCTCAACGACGTCCAGGCCTGAGCCGCCCCGGTTCCCCCACGACGGCGCCGCCCCATCGGGGCGGCGCCGTCGTCGTGTTTCCCGGACCTTTCGTGACCCCCGACCGCTCGTGTCCCCGGACCTCTCGTGTTCCAGGACCGCTCGTGTACCCGCACCGGACACGTCCCTCGACCGATCGCTTTCCCGGACCGGTCACGGCCGCGGGCCGGGGCCCGTCCATGCGCTGCGGGCGCAGGGTGCGAGGTGCGGGGCTCAGCGCGGGGTGCGGGCGGACACGACCGCCAGCACCGCCCGCTCCAACGCGTACCCCGCGTCCGCGGCGACGCCCTTGACGTCGGCGTTCACCCGGGCGGTCGCCGCGATGGCGTCGGCGAGCTGCTCCGGACGCCACTGCCTGACCGTCTGCTGTGCCTTGCGGATCTTCCACGGAGGCATGCCCAGCTCACCGGCCAGCCGGTTCGGGTCGCCCCGCCCGGCCGAGCCGACCTTGGCCAGGGTGCGCACCGAGTCCGCGAGCGCGTCGGCGATCAGGACGTGCGGGACACCGAGCACCAGCGCCCACCGCAGCGCCTCCATCGCCGCCCGCCGGTCCCCCGCGACCGCCGCGTCGGCCACCGCAAAGCCGGAGGACTCGGCCCGGCCGCGGTGATAGCGCCGCACCCCGGCCTCGTCCACGGCGCCGCCGGTGTCCGCGACGAGCTGTCCGGCCGCGGCCGCCAGCTCCCGCAGGTCCGACCCGACCGCCTCGACCAGTACCGCGAGCGCACCGGGGGTGATCGTGCCCCCGTGGCGGCGCACCTCGTCGCGCACGAAGTCCGACCGCTCGTCGGCGCGGGTGATGCGGTTGCAGGTGACGGTGTGCGCCCCGGCCTTGCGCATCAGGTCCAGGACCGCCTTGCCCTTCGCCCCCCCGGCGTGCTGGACCACCAGCACGATCCCGTCGGCCGGGTCCTTCACGTAGTCGGCGAGGGCTGCGGTCATGTCCTTGTTCGCATCCTGGCCATGAGTGAGCACGATCACCCTGCCCTCCGCGAAGAGCGAGGGGCTGAGGTGCCCGGCGAGCTCGCCGGGGGCAACCTCGGAGGTGCGGAAGCGGCGCAGCTCGGTCTCCGGATCGCGCTGCCGGGCGCGCCGGACCAGGTCGGACACCGCCCGCTCGGCCAGGAACTCCTCGTCCCCGACGACCAGCTGCAGCGGGCCCGGTTCGCTCGTGCTGCTCACACCCCCATGGTGGCCCACACCCCTGACAACGGGTGAGCCGCGTCCCGGCACGACGACCTCGCCTGGCGGTGCGGTGCCCCGTTCGCGTACCGTCGTCGTCGGTTCCGGCGCTCGGCGTCCGGAGCACCACAACCGCATATGGCTCATCCAGAGGGGCAGAGGGAACGGCCCGTTGAAGCCCCGGCAACCGGCGTCGCACGACGATCCGCCCAGACCTGCGCCTTCCGCGCGGCGAGGACGTCGACGAACACGGTGCCAATTCCGGCCCGCCACCTCCGGCGGGACAGATGAGGAGATCTCGTGACTCTCACTGCTGCGCCCGAAACCACCTCTGCCTACGACCTGGGCTCCGCGCGCGCTCTCGCGTGCCGCGAGTGCCGCCACGAGACCCCGCTCGCCGCGGAGTTCGCGTGTCCGCGCTGTTTCGGCCCCCTCGAGGTGGCCTACGACTTCCCGACGGTCACCCGCGCCTCCATCGAGGCCGGCCCGAAGTCGATCTGGCGCTACAAGGACCTGCTGCCGGTCCCCTCGACCGTCGAGCAGCACGCGAACACCGAGCCCGGCCTGACCCGGCTGATCGAGGCCGACAACCTGGCCCGCGCGCTCGGCGTCCGCAAGATCTGGATCAAGGACGACACGGGTAACCCGACGCACTCGTTCAAGGACCGCGTCGTCGCCGTCGCGCTCGCCGCTGCCCGTGAGCTCGGCTTCTCGGTGCTGTGCTGCCCCTCCACGGGCAACCTCGCCAACGCCGTGGCCGCCGCGGCCGCCCGCGCCGGCTGGGACTCGGTCGTGCTGGTCCCGTCCTCCCTGGAGCAGGCGAAGATCGTCACCACCGCGGTCTACGGCGGCACCCTGCTCGCCGTCGACGGCAACTACGACGACGTCAACCGGCTCGCCACCGAGCTGGCCGCCGAGCACGAGGACTGGGCGTTCGTGAACGTCAACGTCCGCCCGTACTACGCCGAGGGCTCGAAGACCCTGGGCTACGAGGTCGCCGAGCAGCTCGGCTGGCGGCTCCCGCAGCAGGTGGTCGTCCCGGTCGCATCCGGCTCCCAGCTCACCAAGATCGACAAGGGGTTCACCGAGTTCGGCACCCTGGGTCTGGTCGAGCCCACCCCGTACACCGTGTTCGGTGCCCAGGCCACCGGCTGCTCGCCGGTCGCGCGGGCCTTCGAGGCCGGTCACGACGTGATCCAGCCGCAGAAGCCGGACACCATCGCGCGCTCGCTGGCGATCGGCAACCCGGCCGACGGTCCGTACGTCCTCGACTCGGTGCGCCGCACCGGCGGCTCGGTCGGGCACGTGTCCGACGAGGAGGTCGTCGCCGGCATCCGGCTCCTGGCCCGCACCGAGGGCGTGTTCGCCGAGACCGCGGGCGGGGTCACCATCGCGACCATCAAGAAGCTGCTCGAGGCCGGGGCGCTCGACCCCGACGCCGAGACCGTCCTGATGATCACCGGTGACGGGCTCAAGACCCTCGACGCCGTCTCCGGCGAGGTCGGCCCGACGGCGACCGTGCCGTCGACGTCCTCCGCGGTCCGCGAGGCGCTGGCGAACCGGGGCTGACCGGCCCCGCCGGCCGGGAGCCGGACGGGGGTCGCCACGCGCGACCACCGTCAGCCCGGCCGGGTCGTCGCCGGTCAGGGCCAGGTCACCGGACCGGTCGGTGCGTGCGACCACGATGCCCGCCCGGCCAGTCGGTCCACCAGCTCCGGGTTGGGGTGCCGGTAGCTGTTGCCGTTGCCGACGCTGATCACCGCCGCACGCGGCGCGACGGCGGTGATCAGGTCCGGGACCACCTTGCGGGACCCGTGGTGGGGCATCTTCAGGACGTCGGCCCGCAGGTCGACCCCGGAGTGGAGCAGGTCGTCCTGGGCGACCAGTTCGGCGTCGCCGGTCAGCAGGATCGTCGCGGCCGGGGTGGTGGCGCGCAGCAGCAGCGAGATGTCGTTCACCGCGGTCCCGTCGCCGCCGTCAACCGTCAGGGGCGGGTGGACCGGGCCGAGGACCTGCAGGCGCAGCTCCGGCCACCCCAGCTCCATCCCGCGCACGAGCCCCACCACCGGAGCCCCGGCCCGCTCGGTGTGCCGGGTGATCTCGCGCAGCCCCGACGCCGGTTCCCGCACCGGCCCGACGGCGATCCCGCCTGCGGCCCGACCGCGCAGTGCGCCGGCGAGGCCGCCGTCGTGGTCGGCATGGAAGTGGGTGATCACCACGAGCTCCAGGACCCGGACCCCGAGCCGGTCCAGGCAGGTGTCGACGGCGTCGTCCGTCGGCCCGGTGTCGACCAGGACGGCGTGCCCCGGGGTGCCGGTGGCGAGGACGAGCGCGTCGCCCTGACCCACGTCGCAGGCCACCATCCGCCACCCGGTGGGCGGCCAGCCGGGCGGGGCGAACCGGGTCGGGACGAGGACGACGAGGAGCCCGACCAGCAGCGCCAGCAACAGGGCCCGCAGGCGCGGCACCCGGCCCATCGCCAGCAGCACGACGAGCACCCCGGTGAGCAGCAGCGCGCCGCCTGTGCCCGCGGGCCACGGCACGGTGGCACCGGGCACCGCGGCGGCCCGGTCCCCGACCACGACCAGCCACCACACGAACGGACCCGCCAGCCAGGCGCAGCACCACGCTGCGGCCGGGCTCACCGCGGACAGCACCGCACCGAGCACGCCCAGCACCGTCGCGGGGGCGACCGCGGGCGCCGCGAGCAGGTTCGCCACCACGGTGACCAGCCCGACTCCCCCGTTGAGCCCGGCGATCACCGGCGCGGTGGCCAGCGCCGCGGCGACCGGGACGACCAGTGCCTCGGCCGGCCCGGACGGCAGCCCGCGCCGACGCAGCGCCGCCGTCCACCCCGGTCCGAGCAGCACCAGCGCACCGGTGGCGACGACGGACAGCACGAAACCCGCGTCGACGGCCAGGGCGGGGACGGCCAGCAGCAGGCCGAGCACGGCCACCGCCAGCGCCGGCACCGCGGACCGCGCCCGGCCGGCGGCGAACGCGATGAGCACGACCCCGCCCATCACCGCCGCACGCAGCACCGACGGCGACGGCCGGGCCAGCACGACGAACCCGACCAGGGCGACCATCGCCATCGCGGCCGCGATCCGCGGGTCGATCCGGAACAGGCGCAGCAGGAGCAGCACCGCCCCGGTCACGATCGCGACGTTGGCGCCGGAGACGGCCGTGAGGTGCGCGAGCCCCGCGGTCCGGAAGTCCTGCTCGGTCTCGGCGAGCTGGGCGCGGGTGTCCCCGATCGCGAGCCCGGGCAGCAGCCCGGCCGGTGCCTCGGGCAGTGCAGCGACCGCCGCGTCGCGCAGGCCGTCGCGCAGGGCCCCGGCCCCGGTCTGCCACCACGGCGGCGCGGTCACGTCCTGCGGTGCGCCGCGGACCTTCAGCACGGCGACCGTGAGGTCGGGACGCTGTGCGGGCATGAGCAGCCCGGCGGCGGAGACCTCCTGACCGGGGAGCAGCCCGGTCCACTCCGCTGCCGGGGCCAGGAGCAGGAGCTTCCCGCCGGTGGTCGCCCGACCGCCGCCGACGGTGGCCGTGACGAGCTCGGTGGGGACCAGCGCCATCGCCCGGGCGGCGCCGGACTCGTCTCCACCGCCGGTGGTGCTGCGCAGGATCCGGGGGTCGTCGGTGAGCCGGACGCGGACCTCGGCGGCGGCGCCACGGTCGGCGGGCCCGCGCAGCGGGTGCGACGCCAGCGCGGCCGCGTGGACGGTGCCCAGGACGGCCGCGACGAGCGCACACCCGGCCGCGGCGAGCACGATCGAGGACGGCGCCGCGGCGCGAGCGCTGGTCCGGGCACGGAGCAGCGTGACCGTCAGGGCGAGCGCCGCGAGGACGGCGGCGGTGATCCCGCCCGCGGTGCCGCCGAGCAGCCCGGCGAGGACGGCGGCCCAGGTGGCGAGCGCGGCCGGGACGAGGCGCAGGTCGGGTGGGGCCGGACGTTCCTGCTGCTCCGCACGCTCGTCGTCGCGCTCCCCGGACACCGGTTCGGGCCGGCGGGCTCCGGCGCGGGTCACACCCGCACCAGTTCCTGGAGCTGGGCGAAACGGCGCTCGCCGATGCCGTCGATCTCGCGCAGCTGCTCGACCCGGCTGAAGCGCCCGTTGGCGCTGCGCCAGTCGATGATCTTCTTCGCGGTGACCGGGCCGACGCCGGGCAGGGCGTCGAGGTCCGAGAGGGTGGCGGTGTTCAGGTCGATCTTCCCGCCGGGGGCGGCGGGTGCGGCGGCCGCGCCCGGTTCGGCGCCCGACGCCGGCTCGGAGCCCGGGGCGGGCAGGACCGGGGCGGCGTCGGCGGCCGGTGGGACCCCGACCGCGATCTGTTCCCCGTCGCCGAGGCGGCGGGCCAGGTTCAGCGCGCCGAGGTCGACCTCGGGCAGCGCGCCGCCCGCAGCGTCGAGGGCGTCGGCGACGCGTGAGCCGTCGGGGACCCGGACGAGACCGGGCCGGGCGACCCGCCCGACGACGCTCACGACGAGCGGCCCCGCGGCGACCGGTGCCGCCGCGACGGGCGCCGGCCCACCGGGACCCGCGGACCGGTCCGTCTCCCCCGTCGCCGCCCCGCCGGGCACCGCCGTCACCTCGGGCAGGCCGCCGACGGGCTGCACGGTGGGACGGTCGAGCCACACACCCACCCCGGCGACGAGCGCCCCGGCGAGCACCACCGCCACCAGCGCGAGCGCACCGGGGCGGCCCGGGTCCACCCGCGCCCCGGCCAGCGACGGCGGCAGCCACCGCTGGGCTCGGCGGCGAAACCACGACGGCCGCCCGCCGTGCGGGACGTCGTCGCCGAGCTCCTCGGACGGTGCGGGGTCGTCCCGGGCCAGCAGGGCCAGAGGGTGGCTCGCATCGGGGTCGGCGGTCCACACCGGTGTCGGCCCCTCCGGCGCGACGGGACCGGTCGCGCCGCGGTGCGCGGCGGAGGGATCGGCGGACCACACCGGTGGCTCCCCGTGCGGGGCGGCGGAATCGGGCCGGCCCGGTGTCGCGCCGTGCAGGATGGCTGGGTCGGGCCGGCCGGGCGTCACACCGGGCCAGGTGCCGGGCCGGGACGCGGACGGCGTCATCCCGGGCCCGGAAGCGCAGGGGGTGTGGAGCGGGAGCGGCACGACGGCGCCCAGCCCGTGGGCCGGCGGTGGTCCGGGACGTGGCCCGGAGGGGCCGGTGGCCACCGGCAGCGCGGGCAGCGGGACGGTCGGGGGATCGAGCCGGTCCGCGACCGCGTCCACCCGCCCGCGCGTCCCGATCCCGGCGAGCCGCCGGGCCGGGTCGAGGGAGGCGTCGGTCCTGGTCACGCACCCGACGCTAGGTGCGCCACCCCCGTTCCGACCGGCCGATGCCGGGCCTGTGGACGGATCGATCGATTGGGGACCGATGCGCTGCCGTCGGCCACGACGCGGCCGGATCGTCGGCGGTCCGTGCTACACACCGGCGGGGCCCGCCGGCACCACCACGATCCCCACCAAACCCGCTCCCGCGTGCGCCCCGATCACCGCGCCGACCTCGGAGACGTGCACCTCGGCGGCGTCGGGCAGCTGTTCGCGCAGCCGGTCGGCGATGTCCTCGGCCCGGTCCTCGGCGCCGAGGTGGTGCACGGCGAGGTGTGCGCCCGGACCCGCCTCGGCGACGGCGAGCGCGACGAGCCGTTCGGTCGCGCGCGAGGTCGTCCGCACCTTCTCCAGCGGCGCGATCCGGCCGTCGCGCAGGTGCAGGATCGGCTTGACCGACAGGGCCGTGCCCATCAGCGCGGACGCGGCGCCGATCCGGCCGCCGCGGCGCAGCCGCTCCAGGTCCTGCACCGCGAACAGGACCCGTGCCCGTGCGGCGACGGCGCCGGCCACGGCCTCGACGTCGTCGGCGGTGGCGCCGGCTCCGGCGGCGTCGGCGGCGGCGAGCACGGCGAAGCCGAGGCCCATCGCGATGGCACCGGAGTCGACGACCCGGATCCGGTCCGGGGCGACCTCCTGCGCGGCGAGCCGGGCCGCGTCCCAGGTGCCGGACAGCGCGCGCGACAGGTGCACGGCCACGACGGCGGGGACGCCGTCGTCGAGCAGGGCGGTGAAGCGCTCGGCGAACGCGGCCGGGGTCGGGCGCGAGGTCTGCACGAGCAGGGTGCGGTCGGCTAGCGCGACGATCAGCTCGGCGGCGGAGACGTCGACACCGTCGCGGGCGGTGCGCTCGCCGAGCCGGACCTCCAGCGGGACGACGTGGATGCCGCGTCGTTCCGCGACGCCGGGCGGCAGGTGTGCGGTGGAGTCGGTGACCACGGCGACCGGCGAGGGGGGCACGGCCGGACCCTATCCACCCGGCGGGCGGAACAGCGGTGCCAGTGCCCGCTGCGCGGCGAGGTAGCGGCCGTGCGCGTCGTCCAGGCGGCCGCGGGTACGCGGGTCGGGGGTGAACTCGCGGTCGACCCGCACCATCCGTCCGGCGAGCTCACCGACCGAGGCGGCCCGGCCGGTCGCGAGCGCGGCGAGCATCGCCGCGCCGAGGACCCCGGCGTCGCGTTCGGCGGTGCGGCGCAGCGGCCGGTCCAGCACGTCGGCCTTGATCTGGCACCAGAGGTCGCTCGCCGCGCCACCGCCACAGGCGGCGATGGTCTCGGGGCGGCGGCCGGCGGCCGACTCCAGCGGGCCCAGGACGTGCCGGGCGGCGTGCGCGACCCCCTCCAGCACGGCGCGGCACAGCTCGGCGGACCCGGTGGCGAAGCTCGCGCCGAGCCAGTGCGCGCGCAGGTCGGGGTCCCACAGCGGGGCCCGCTCCCCGGCGAGCTGGGGCAGGAACAGCACCCGCCCCGGTTCGGCGCCGGCGGCCCGGGCCAGCAGCTCGGCCGGTGCGACGCCCAGCACCGCGGACGCCCAGGTCAGCGCGTCGCCGCCGGCCTGGGTGGGCCCTGCGTGCACGTGCAGCCCGCGCCACGGCGGAAACGTGACGATCCCCGGGGCGCCGCCGCCGGGCGTCGCGGCGAGGGCCAGGACCTCCGAGGTGCCCGCGATGTCGATCGCGTCGCCGGGGGCGGCGATCCCGCCGCCGAGCAGCGCCGCCCAGGCGTCCATCGTCCCGACGGCGACGGGCAGCCCCGCCGGGAGCCCGCCCGCGCCGGTGGTCTCCCCCGCGACCGACGCCGGGTCGGCCAGGGGCGCCGGCATCGAGCGCAACCCGGGGACGAGCAGGTCGAGCCAGTCCGGGTACCGGCCGTCGGGGTCGAGGAGTCCGGTCGAGGAGAGCGGATCGGCCACGGCGGTGCCGGTGAGGCGTTCGAGCAGCCAGTCCTTGGGCGCGAGCACCCTGCGCGCGCGGTCCCACGCGTCGGGCCGGTGTTCGGCGAGCCAGGCGGCGCGGGCGGCCGCGTGCGAGGCGTCGACGGTGCCGATCCCGCCACGGCGCCGGGCCCGGTCCGCGGACGACAGCCGCTCGGTGAGCGTCGCCGCGACCGCGCCGCACCGACCGTCCTGCCAGGTGATCGCCGGGTGCACCGGCGCGCCGGCCCCGTCGACGAACAGGTGGGTGTCGACCTGGGCGCACAGCCCGACGGCGGTCACCCCGGCCAGTGCCGGGCCGAGCGCACCGACCACCTCGGTCAGCCCGGACCACCAGTCGTCCGGGTGCTGCTCGGCGTGCCCGGGCGCGGGACGCGCGGTCAGGTGCGTGGCGCGGGCCGCGGCGACGCGGACGCCGTCGTCGTCGAAGACCGCCGCCTTGACCGAGGTGGTGCCGAGGTCGATGCCGAGCAGGGGCACGGCCGGGCCACCGTGGCTTCCAGGAGCCCGGCCAGCGCCTCCCCGACGGCGGAGTGTCCCGCCCAGCCCCAGTGCAGGCCGTCGGGGTTGCCGTGTCCGCCGAGGACGTGTTCGCCGACCAGCGCGGGCACGTCGAGCACGGTCACGGCCGGGGCGCCGGCCGCCCAGCGGCGGACCGCGGCGTCGG is a window from the Pseudonocardia sp. HH130629-09 genome containing:
- the cynS gene encoding cyanase is translated as MSVTPVPPLDRLSAARVVLARKKKLGLTWDKIAEALGRSLEWSTSALLGQQTLTREQAEAAGSLLDLDDDVVDALTLPPERGAAAVDLTDPLVYRLSEMVQVYGTTISELVREEFGDGIVSAIDFELDLQRVADPKGDRAVITLNGKFLPYRVW
- a CDS encoding zinc-binding dehydrogenase; amino-acid sequence: MFAVYAQEPNADAPLDSLVVGERPDPEVPDGWVSVTVSAASLNMHDLWTLRGVGIKPDQFPMILGCDGAGTLDDGTEVVLYPIIGDPDWRGDETLDPQRTLLTERHQGTMAEKVIVPARNAVPAPKSLTPGQGAVLGTAWLTAYRMLFTKSGLQPGQTVLVQGASGGVSTALIQLGRAAGLQVWVTGRDEEKRALAERLGAHAAFESGAKLPGKVDAVMESVGEATWKHSMRALRPGGRIVICGSTSGPNPPADLQRLFFLQLEVVGSTMGTRQELVDLMNFVATAGIAPEIGTELPMDSAKEAFEAMSAGRTAGKIVLTR
- a CDS encoding MarR family winged helix-turn-helix transcriptional regulator; this translates as MAAPTPGAAGVVEFLDRVDHAVATALSTNPSSTDVSRDGWRVLLMLARGTGRSMGEVAGHTSLPAPTATRIVDRLVEKKLAYRSADPLDRRRVLVHLSAEGRTVVESVCQRVQRILSPRRAPAARPAPCDGPIPGPRAGLAM
- the rpsT gene encoding 30S ribosomal protein S20, with the protein product MANIKSQIKRVKTNEKRRQRNKSVKSSVKTAIRHFREAADSGADNVVELQRKAAKALDKAAGKGVIHKNQAANRKSALAKRLNDVQA
- the lepA gene encoding translation elongation factor 4 — protein: MTTYADRTFTPPERIRNFCIIAHIDHGKSTLADRMLQVTGVLSDRDARAQYLDRMDIERERGITIKAQNVRLPWTAKNADGVETEHVLHLIDTPGHVDFTYEVSRALEACEGAILLVDAAQGIEAQTLANLYLAMEKDLHIIPVLNKIDLPAADPERYAAEIAHITGCEPEDVLRCSAKTGEGVEAVLDAVIAQIPAPVGDADAPARAMIFDSVYDTYRGVITYIRVVDGKLSPREKIKMMSTGAEHELLEIGIVSPEPKPSDGLGVGEVGYLITGVKDVRQSKVGDTVTSKRNGATDPLTGYREPQPMVYSGLYPIDGSQYPDLREALDKLQLNDAALTYEPETSAALGFGFRCGFLGLLHLEITRERLEREFDLDLISTAPNVVYQVTTDDGEEIEVTNPSDWPVGKVAEVREPITKITILAPSEFVGTIMELCQSRRGQLGGMDYLSETRVELRYTMPLGEIIFDFFDNLKSRTRGYASLDYEEAGEQVADLVKVDILLQGEAVDAFSAIVHKDSAYSYGTSMATKLRELIPRQQFEVPIQAAVGARIIARETIRAIRKDVLAKCYGGDISRKRKLLEKQKEGKKRMKTIGRVDVPQEAFVAALSTGGGTATEKPKK
- the holA gene encoding DNA polymerase III subunit delta; translated protein: MSSTSEPGPLQLVVGDEEFLAERAVSDLVRRARQRDPETELRRFRTSEVAPGELAGHLSPSLFAEGRVIVLTHGQDANKDMTAALADYVKDPADGIVLVVQHAGGAKGKAVLDLMRKAGAHTVTCNRITRADERSDFVRDEVRRHGGTITPGALAVLVEAVGSDLRELAAAAGQLVADTGGAVDEAGVRRYHRGRAESSGFAVADAAVAGDRRAAMEALRWALVLGVPHVLIADALADSVRTLAKVGSAGRGDPNRLAGELGMPPWKIRKAQQTVRQWRPEQLADAIAATARVNADVKGVAADAGYALERAVLAVVSARTPR
- the thrC gene encoding threonine synthase, with product MTLTAAPETTSAYDLGSARALACRECRHETPLAAEFACPRCFGPLEVAYDFPTVTRASIEAGPKSIWRYKDLLPVPSTVEQHANTEPGLTRLIEADNLARALGVRKIWIKDDTGNPTHSFKDRVVAVALAAARELGFSVLCCPSTGNLANAVAAAAARAGWDSVVLVPSSLEQAKIVTTAVYGGTLLAVDGNYDDVNRLATELAAEHEDWAFVNVNVRPYYAEGSKTLGYEVAEQLGWRLPQQVVVPVASGSQLTKIDKGFTEFGTLGLVEPTPYTVFGAQATGCSPVARAFEAGHDVIQPQKPDTIARSLAIGNPADGPYVLDSVRRTGGSVGHVSDEEVVAGIRLLARTEGVFAETAGGVTIATIKKLLEAGALDPDAETVLMITGDGLKTLDAVSGEVGPTATVPSTSSAVREALANRG